A genome region from Anopheles stephensi strain Indian chromosome 2, UCI_ANSTEP_V1.0, whole genome shotgun sequence includes the following:
- the LOC118505661 gene encoding rab3 GTPase-activating protein regulatory subunit, translated as MSCEVKVLASIDGLSEVQEQFGLRSEENWLNAVSYSLSPAGDILALGHGSILVVLASRWDRQRQLNVYKTAWRGAIDSPSCIITSVLCTPIVGQGQSSQTMVDFSYIIVGLDDGQVLFYGENGTLVHSQIFHQEPVQAIKAQSGKHINEELYVLYPSCSVILQGAQVFSLLRSLRQQINRYGVGSPKVNEAQETIACRKWSYEKGMTIVDAVVVGPQKSCTFDHLLTASLEGGFFAKYRHSAPQNSLIIAAGSKPYVGFHYAKEGFTQPVLADVARAVASKIKSALPSWLGGGGGSSAQQQTTAEPQLPPSEPLICRFGLCDLQRNAFAVWLAPNHQLAAVADHLGRIILVHCQRGIALRIWKGYRDAQCGFVEVAEKLPKDSSTSAPPPPGRKVDRRRAIFLVIYAPRRAVLEIWSLRAGGPKVAAFSAAKNGQLIYNTHSQMGVTSGASKVKYTGHGCTFFDPSDSSLKEIVIPFHCALSDSKSKLAKDLHLLKRLKVCLKSGDGSEAEELEEMTDMCRCFETDEVRLQCVEMLAKQKKIRPKLFAAIVDIFAEVAAEGSFMTSTIGPSEASVLMDDGLGEDQDTQSICLPTGKSALRVMCENYQRLVMFYLHLHGDQPTIEAGDDCDPKKGEEAKVNVQLSEQELTVIEQLIELIRVNESEGLQTGQTVASGTLSGNAAASKGVKFDESAGSGARSSSFMEYLSSFNVTNEDLILLRDENGPSAHASLGKIVFEKLYRTTANRLVGFVEAAEACGLMPEDLLRTFLAFWLRLPFDYHDIATLIEDLTRFNAVLHEICLLARDRIHFDNNAICLWWQSVREHLLESPCALRGLLAALMCRNEALRHETRRRSDEEETASEQFEQVSQEACQWMLLIYKLEDVAVLGKILAEAIRCRSPRWPTLKYQKPIVSLKEILTGGKGIVSELVAKWIASTGIDPPMLVIEVPQEATEIDPKPAPDQAEAPPEKDSERHSRRERNRRLALMKANLLLTSEYGPSDREDREQEELDPVLYNLTILRLHFPFSLDSGQLLAQLAWEYIGAWSRNMANVACLQAGLASLKAIPRLQYSIKHGLCCMIWNAHLKIPLEATKKLVNKVGRLPKEKLCLQDIGISDALVPQLLECCLEFFDQFAGSIDHDKLELRFEDLLQDGPVPLTTLATQQPSANMALLKLHQELATVLLVLTSFNVRYANKPIQQLFDGMSNQAFFTEINRQPSTANALPKADQLLRKTRLEFLCRTVTATMDLIHEDLETVYYADHNGWMDRIERLAGGWELEFGDIRKHQIIELYAHGWDTYAHELLENVVPDQSFSSLLLTIAGRRLALYTKANPTAWGQIAAVGPLLTDYLDTLVSNSNYGPPLRSVETDETTLATVAGRDLFIDKITKLTEKAFNCLSALAANAKGTSKELRVAGLIFDACATIKDHRH; from the exons ATGTCCTGCGAAGTGAAAGTTCTTGCCAGCATCGATGGCTTGTCCGAAGTGCAGGAACAGTTCGGATTGCGTTCAG AAGAAAACTGGCTCAACGCTGTTAGCTACTCGCTCTCACCAGCCGGAGACATATTGGCCCTCGGGCACGGATCGATTCTGGTGGTGCTAGCATCCCGCTGGGATCGACAGCGCCAGCTCAATGTGTACAAAACGGCCTGGCGAGGGGCGATCGATAGCCCCAGTTGCATCATCACCAGCGTACTCTGCACGCCAATCGTTGGCCAGGGCCAAAGCTCGCAGACAATGGTCGACTTCAGTTACATCATTGTAGGGCTGGACGATGGGCAGGTGCTGTTTTACGGTGAAAACGGTACGCTGGTGCATTCGCAAATTTTCCACCAGGAACCGGTGCAAGCGATCAAAGCGCAGAGCGGCAAACATATCAACGAAGAGCTGTACGTGCTGTACCCGTCGTGCAGCGTAATCCTGCAGGGTGCACAGGTGTTCTCGTTGCTGCGCAGCTTACGCCAGCAGATCAATCGGTACGGTGTGGGCAGCCCGAAGGTGAACGAAGCGCAGGAAACGATCGCTTGTCGCAAGTGGAGCTACGAGAAGGGTATGACGATCGTGGatgccgtcgtcgtcgggcCGCAGAAAAGTTGCACCTTCGATCATCTGCTAACGGCCAGCTTGGAGGGTGGCTTTTTCGCGAAATACCGACACTCGGCCCCGCAGAACTCGCTCATTATCGCTGCTGGGAGCAAACCGTACGTAGGCTTCCATTACGCCAAGGAAGGCTTTACGCAACCGGTGCTGGCGGATGTGGCCAGAGCAGTAGCTAGCAAAATTAAATCTGCCTTACC TTCCtggcttggtggtggtggtggttcgtcCGCTCAACAGCAAACCACCGCCGAACCACAGCTGCCCCCCTCGGAACCGCTGATATGCCGGTTCGGGCTGTGTGATTTGCAGCGAAACGCGTTCGCCGTGTGGCTTGCACCGAACCACCAGCTGGCGGCCGTAGCGGACCACCTTGGGCGCATTATTCTCGTCCACTGCCAGCGGGGGATCGCTTTACGCATTTGGAAGGGCTACCGGGATGCGCAGTGCGGGTTTGTGGAGGTTGCGGAGAAGCTTCCGAAGGACTCGTCGACGTCCGCTCCTCCACCGCCGGGTCGAAAGGTTGACCGTCGGCGAGCGATATTTCTCGTCATTTACGCGCCACGCCGTGCCGTGCTAGAGATTTGGTCGCTCCGTGCCGGTGGACCGAAGGTGGCCGCCTTCAGTGCGGCCAAGAACGGTCAGCTCATCTACAACACGCACAGCCAGATGGGAGTGACGAGCGGTGCGAGCAAGGTAAAGTACACCGGCCACGGGTGTACGTTTTTCGATCCGTCCGACAGCAGCCTGAAGGAGATCGTGATCCCGTTTCACTGTGCGCTGAGTGATTCCAAGTCGAAGCTGGCCAAAGATTTGCATTTGCTGAAGCGGCTGAAGGTGTGCCTCAAGTCGGGCGATGGCAGTGAGGCGGAAGAGTTGGAGGAGATGACCGACATGTGCCGATGCTTCGAGACGGACGAGGTTCGGCTGCAGTGTGTCGAAATGTTGGccaagcagaagaaaattCGCCCGAAACTGTTTGCCGCCATAGTGGACATCTTTGCCGAAGTGGCGGCGGAAGGCTCGTTCATGACCAGCACGATCGGTCCGTCTGAAGCGTCGGTGCTGATGGACGATGGTTTAGGGGAGGATCAGGACACGCAATCGATCTGCTTGCCGACCGGCAAAAGTGCGCTTCGCGTGATGTGTGAGAATTATCAACGGCTAGTCATGTTCTATCTGCATCTTCATGGAGATCAGCCCACGATCGAGGCAGGGGACGATTGTGACCCAAAAAAGGGCGAAGAGGCGAAAGTGAATGTACAGCTCTCCGAGCAAGAGCTAACGGTGATCGAGCAACTGATAGAATTGATCAGGGTGAACGAAAGCGAAGGTTTGCAGACGGGTCAAACTGTTGCATCTGGGACACTGTCCGGTAACGCTGCCGCCTCGAAAGGCGTAAAGTTCGACGAAAGCGCAGGCTCGGGAGCGCGCAGCTCCAGCTTCATGGAGTACCTTTCCTCGTTCAACGTAACAAACGAGGATCTTATTCTGTTGCGCGACGAGAACGGCCCAAGCGCGCACGCTAGCCTGGGGAAGATTGTCTTCGAAAAGCTGTACCGAACCACCGCGAACCGTTTGGTCGGGTTCGTGGAAGCGGCCGAAGCCTGCGGTCTGATGCCCGAGGACTTGCTGCGCACATTCCTCGCCTTCTGGTTGCGGCTACCGTTCGACTACCACGATATCGCCACCCTGATCGAAGACTTGACCCGGTTTAATGCGGTGCTGCACGAGATCTGTTTACTGGCCCGCGACCGAATCCATTTCGATAACAATGCCATCTGCCTGTGGTGGCAATCGGTGCGGGAGCATCTGCTCGAATCACCCTGCGCATTGCGCGGCCTGCTGGCAGCGCTGATGTGCCGCAACGAAGCGTTACGCCACGAAACCCGGCGCCGTAGCGATGAGGAGGAGACTGCGAGCGAACAGTTCGAGCAGGTGTCGCAGGAAGCGTGCCAGTGGATGCTGCTGATCTACAAGCTAGAGGACGTTGCCGTACTGGGGAAGATTCTGGCTGAAGCTATCCGGTGCCGTAGCCCGCGCTGGCCCACCCTAAAGTATCAGAAACCGATCGTTAGTCTGAAGGAAATTTTGACCGGCGGTAAGGGCATCGTTTCGGAGCTGGTTGCGAAATGGATTGCCTCCACCGGGATCGATCCACCGATGCTGGTGATCGAGGTACCGCAGGAAGCAACCGAAATCGACCCAAAACCGGCCCCGGACCAGGCGGAAGCGCCGCCCGAGAAAGACTCCGAGCGGCACAGCCGACGCGAACGAAATCGACGGTTAGCGTTGATGAAGGCCAATCTGCTGCTTACATCCGAGTACGGACCGTCGGACCGGGAGGACCGCGAGCAGGAAGAGCTCGATCCGGTGCTTTACAACCTGACCATTCTGCGGCTACACTTCCCATTCAGTCTCGATTCTGGCCAGCTGCTGGCCCAGCTCGCCTGGGAGTACATCGGTGCGTGGAGCAGAAACATGGCGAACGTGGCCTGCCTGCAGGCGGGTCTCGCATCGCTCAAAGCCATCCCCCGGCTGCAGTACTCCATCAAGCACGGCCTCTGCTGCATGATATGGAACGCGCACCTGAAAATTCCGCTCGAAGCCACGAAGAAGCTCGTCAACAAGGTGGGCCGGCTGCCGAAGGAGAAGCTGTGCCTGCAGGACATCGGCATCAGCGACGCGCTCGTGCCGCAGTTGCTCGAGTGCTGTCTGGAGTTTTTCGACCAATTCGCGGGCAGCATCGATCACGATAAGCTTGAGCTGCGGTTCGAGGATCTGCTGCAGGACGGCCCCGTCCCGCTGACGACGCTCGCGACCCAGCAGCCGTCCGCCAACATGGCACTGCTCAAGCTGCACCAGGAGCTAGCGaccgtgctgctggtgctgaccTCGTTCAACGTGCGCTACGCCAACAAACCCATCCAGCAGCTGTTCGACGGTATGTCGAACCAGGCATTTTTCACGGAAATCAATCGCCAACCGAGCACGGCGAATGCGTTGCCCAAGGCGGACCAACTGTTGCGAAAAACGCGGCTCGAGTTCCTGTGCCGTACGGTAACGGCGACGATGGATCTGATTCACGAAGATTTGGAAACGGTGTACTATGCGGACCATAACGGCTGGATGGATAGGATCGAGCGGCTTGCCGGCGGCTGGGAGCTTGAGTTTGGCGACATCCGGAAGCATCAG ATTATCGAACTGTACGCTCATGGGTGGGACACATACGCGCACGAGCTGCTCGAGAACGTGGTTCCGGACCAGAGCTTCTCCAGCCTGTTGCTAACGATAGCGGGCCGCCGGTTGGCCCTGTACACCAAGGCGAACCCGACGGCCTGGGGTCAGATCGCGGCTGTCGGTCCCCTGCTCACCGACTATCTCGATACGCTC GTAAGCAACAGCAATTACGGACCACCGCTGCGTTCCGTCGAGACAGACGAAACCACGCTGGCAACGGTGGCCGGGCGCGATTTGTTCATCGACAAGATAACCAAGCTAACGGAGAAAGCCTTCAACTGCCTCTCGGCGCTGGCAGCTAACGCGAAGGGCACCTCCAAGGAGCTGCGTGTGGCGGGACTAATATTTGACGCTTGCGCCACCATCAAAGATCATCGACATTAG
- the LOC118505663 gene encoding lysosomal alpha-glucosidase-like produces the protein MFRRQDGNGSKMSRQYGSGNDFPVEMQYDTTTVIPEFDKRPALIHILLLNKTIRLFVVLGLASVVIPAFAYLFFFSKEIGHGSKRDIIGTCGHPTLYHIPCGYPYNLTQDECHALGCCYTSLATCYHSLPSEHQYIIGSDWTTGEPAILTAYRPVTPYENPAIREVRFDVSVTEDAGGLFKFLLSKMDASEASPLATNTPVTLETADLQVQVYSPTFFIEVKRKIDQEVIFSTARGPLVVTESFIEWTLHLGADILFGLGRAYLEPGTKYLLLNNQNTSAVPIVMGYNSKLKSFNGLMFNTPGLTEVEIVGSRLIIVRAQLGDRFDLRFMPGPTPAMLYRQSKAILQNQYTPPYWAYGVHVCDQSAKRNVTIVRRNLELLLNDTVMFDSHCLHNDLFWISDTMTLDKDIDGMLQLLRDAGKKFVPSLVLSVGYGGNPSFIDAREKGILLRHSGNQLAYQGRVRNRTAVYVDWRTSRWTNLTEWFDSQWEKILNLGADGYVLEEASPRDERNSSLPVLKQLVYQPDQLNDTLVEMLPWNTLLSDSPQLVLSQHNVLGVRALEIVRKKLPSSNSFIVTGAYDVHSRAALLPANISSSWIALRSEVDRCIGLSVVGISFTGTPVCGNAPLGRTNVSEELCIRWYQFASLLPLFRVTADRTPNKFSRFGQRVMHAVLRKRFSLLEYFHTLLLEDAPYLRPMFYHYEEASNYTMDLWEQFMIGDALLVAPVLLPQMTQIAIYFPDTFYELWGGQQMPGNDVLQYAVVETDLPMFLRPGHIVPMRDIVEELVALANGTSVPLTAELSRLKPLHLVGAFDCNLRRSKCSMTGHVLFQPGFRVDFGVELDERIVISVKTNVTSPDDAQLLACAEEATVNATITSIQFYGHPNTTQPLTYDIGYDFCQQSGIRVEYVNEHRKGPEADEYGNRA, from the exons ATGTTCCGTCGGCAGGATGGAAACGGTTCCAAGATGTCACGCCAGTACGGTTCCGGGAACGATTTCCCCGTCGAAATGCAGTACGACACCACCACCGTGATTCCGGAGTTCGATAAAC GGCCTGCTCTGATTCACATTCTGCTGCTCAACAAAACGATACGCCTGTTTGTGGTGCTCGGTTTGGCCAGTGTCGTTATACCTGCGTTTGCgtatctgtttttcttctcgaaGGAAATCGGCCACGGTAGCAAGCGTGACATCATCGGTACGTGTGGTCATCCGACGCTGTACCACATTCCCTGCGGGTATCCGTACAATCTGACACAGGACGAGTGTCACGCGTTGGGCTGTTGCTATACCAGTTTGGCCACCTGTTACCATTCGCTTCCGTCGGAGCATCAGTACATCATAGGCAGTGACTGGACGACGGGTGAACCAGCCATTCTAACCGCTTACAGGCCGGTCACTCCATATGAAAATCCGGCCATTCGGGAAGTCCGGTTCGATGTCAGCGTCACGGAGGATGCTGGAGGACTCTTCAAGTTTTTACTGTCCAAAATGGATGCTAGCGAAGCGTCTCCATTAGCCACCAATACCCCGGTGACGTTGGAAACGGCCGATCTGCAGGTGCAAGTCTACAGCCCAACGTTCTTCATCGAGGTGAAGCGAAAGATCGATCAGGAAGTGATCTTTTCCACCGCACGTGGTCCACTGGTGGTGACGGAGAGCTTCATCGAATGGACGCTACACCTGGGGGCGGACATTTTGTTCGGATTGGGCCGTGCCTATCTCGAGCCCGGCACCAAGTATCTCCTGCTGAACAATCAGAACACATCGGCCGTTCCGATCGTCATGGGTTACA ATTCCAAGCTGAAATCGTTCAACGGGCTAATGTTCAACACGCCCGGTCTTACCGAGGTGGAAATCGTTGGATCACGGCTCATCATCGTACGAGCACAGCTTGGCGATCGGTTCGATCTTCGGTTTATGCCCGGACCTACACCGGCCATGCTCTACCGACAGTCGAAAGCGATTCTACAGAACCAGTACACACCACCGTACTGGGCGTATGGAGTGCACGTGTGCGATCAGTCTGCCAAGCGCAACGTAACCATCGTACGTCGGAATCTGGAACTCCTGCTCAACGATACCGTCATGTTCGATTCACACTGTCTGCACAACGATCTGTTCTGGATCTCCGACACGATGACGCTCGACAAGGACATCGACGGGATGTTGCAGTTGCTAAGGGATGCAGGCAAGAAGTTTGTCCCTTCGCTTGTGCTCAGCGTCGGGTACGGTGGTAATCCGTCCTTTATTGATGCACGGGAAAAAGGCATCCTGTTGCGACATTCGGGCAATCAGCTTGCTTACCAGGGCCGTGTCCGGAACCGTACTGCTGTGTACGTGGACTGGAGGACGAGCCGCTGGACTAATCTTACCGAGTGGTTCGATTCGCAGTGGGAGAAGATACTGAACCTAGGCGCGGATGGATACGTGCTGGAGGAAGCCAGCCCACGGGATGAGCGTAACAGTTCGCTGCCTGTCCTGAAGCAGTTGGTCTATCAACCGGATCAGCTGAACGACACCCTGGTCGAGATGTTGCCCTGGAACACGTTGCTATCGGACAGTCCGCAGCTCGTACTTTCACAGCACAATGTACTCGGTGTCCGGGCGCTAGAAATCGTGCGCAAGAAGTTGCCCTCATCGAACTCGTTCATTGTGACGGGCGCCTACGACGTGCACAGCCGGGCAGCGTTACTTCCAGCGAACATCTCCTCCAGCTGGATAGCGCTCCGCAGTGAGGTGGATCGTTGTATAGGTCTTTCGGTGGTCGGTATCAGCTTCACCGGCACACCGGTGTGTGGAAATGCCCCCCTGGGACGTACCAACGTTTCCGAGGAACTCTGCATCCGCTGGTACCAGTTCGCCTCGCTATTACCCCTGTTCCGAGTAACGGCCGACCGGACCCCGAATAAATTTAGCCGCTTTGGACAGCGTGTGATGCATGCCGTGCTGCGGAAGCGCTTCTCTCTGCTGGAGTATTTCCACACCTTGCTGTTGGAGGACGCACCCTACCTGCGGCCAATGTTCTACCACTACGAGGAAGCCTCCAACTACACCATGGACCTGTGGGAGCAGTTCATGATTGGGGATGCTCTGCTGGTCGCGCCCGTGCTTCTGCCCCAGATGACCCAGATCGCGATCTACTTCCCGGACACGTTCTACGAACTGTGGGGCGGTCAACAGATGCCAGGCAATGATGTGCTTCAGTACGCCGTGGTTGAGACCGATTTGCCGATGTTTCTGCGCCCCGGACACATCGTCCCGATGCGCGATATCGTCGAGGAGTTGGTAGCGCTGGCGAATGGGACCTCCGTTCCGCTTACGGCGGAACTGTCCCGCCTGAAACCGCTCCACCTGGTCGGTGCGTTCGATTGTAATTTGCGCCGGTCGAAGTGTTCGATGACGGGCCACGTACTGTTTCAGCCCGGCTTTCGGGTGGACTTTGGcgtggagctggacgagcGTATCGTGATAAGCGTCAAGACGAATGTCACCTCGCCGGACGACGCTCAGCTGTTGGCTTGCGCGGAAGAGGCCACCGTGAATGCCACCATCACGAGCATTCAGTTTTACGGCCATCCAAACACAACGCAACCGCTGACGTATGACATCGGTTACGATTTCTGTCAGCAGAGCGGCATACGGGTGGAGTACGTGAACGAGCATCGCAAGGGACCGGAAGCGGACGAGTACGGAAACCGCGCCTGA